GCCGAACGGTCAGCGCGCAGGACGCCGGTTGCGTCCTTCGAGGCCGCCACAATGCTGTCGCAGGCGAGAAGCGTGTGGGTACGGCCCGTCACGATGCGGGGGCTGCGCAGCTTGTCGCTGTCTGCGGCAATCCGCACGTGGCTGAGGACCGAGCCGCCTTTTTGCGCAAGGCCGGTCATGTCGAGGACCGACGAAGCCTTGCCGTCAAGGTGCGCCGCCATGCCGAGGATGGCACCAACGGTCAGTACGCCGGTGCCGCCGATCCCGGTGACGAGGATGTTATAATCGTCAAATTCGGGGTCGAAGTCCGGCAGCTTGGGCTCGGGCAGGGCAGGCAGGCCAAGCGTATCAAGCTCGCCGACACCAGCTTTCGATTTGCGCGGCTTGCCACCATGGACGCTGACGAACGAGGGGCAGAAGCCCTTCACGCAGCTGAAGTCCTTGTTGCAGCTCGACTGGTTGATCACCCGCTTGCGACCGAATTCGGTCTCCAGCGGTTCCACCGACACACAGTTCGATTGAACCGAGCAATCACCACAGCCTTCGCAGACGGCATCGTTGATGAAGACACGACGATCGGGATCTTCCATCAGGCCGCGCTTGCGGCGACGGCGTTTTTCGGCCGCACAGGTCTGGTCATAGATGATCGCGGTCACGCCCGGCGTTTCGCGCAGCTCTTCCTGCAAGCGCATCAGCATCGAGCGGTCGTGGACCTCAACGCCTTCCGGCAGCTTGACGAGCGCATAGTCGCCCGGCTTTTCGGAGGCGATGACCACACGGCCCACATGCTCCGACTTCAGCTGGTAGGCGATTTGCGGCACGGTGAGGCCGCCTTCAACTTCCTGCCCGCCGGTCATGGCGACAGCATCGTTGAAGAGGATCTTGTAGGTGATGTTCACACCAGCCGCGACGGCCTGACGGATTGCAAGGCTGCCCGAGTGATTATAGGTGCCGTCGCCAAGGTTCGCGAAGATGTGCTTTTCCTTGGTGAAGGGCGCCATGCCAACCCACGGAACCCCCTCGCCACCCATGTGGGTGAAGGTCTCGTTCCGGCGTTCCATATTGATTGCCATGATATGGCAACCGATACCGGCAGTCGCACGGCTGCCTTCCGGTACCTTCGTGGAGCTGTTGTGCGGGCAACCCGAGCAGAAATAGGGCGTGCGCTTGATTTCCGGCGTATAGCCTTCGGAGGCGCGGCGGCGCTCGGTGAAATAGTCGAGCTTCGCCTCGATATCCTTGTTCTTGTAAAGGCGCGACATGCGGGCTGCGATGACGTGGGCGATGATGCCGACATCAAGCTCGTTTTCAGGCGGCAGCAGCCAGTTATCCTTCTCGTCGTGTTTGCCGACGACAAGCGGACGCACGCTTTCTTTCCAGTTATAGAGCTGCCAGCGCAGCTGGTGCTCGATCATCTCGCGCTTTTCTTCGACGACGAGGACTTCTTCCAGCCCTTCGCAGAAGTGGCGGACCCCTTCGGGCTCCAGCGGCCAGGGCATGCCGACCTTGTAGAGCTTCAGGCCGATTTCCTTGGCAACTTCCTCGTCGATGCCAAGCTCATAGAGCGCCTGACGCACGTCCTGATAGGATTTGCCCGAGGTGATGATGCCGAATTTCGGTTTGGGGCTGTCCCAGATGACGCGATCGATGCCGTTGGCGCGCGCGAAAGCATGGGCTGCGAAGCCCTTGTAGCGCTGCAGACGGAAATCCTGATCGCGCCACACATCCGGCCAGCGGATATTGAGGCCGCCTTCGGGCATTTCAAAATCGGTCGGCAGGATGATCGAGCGGCGCTCGCCCACGAGATCAACGGTGCCCGACGATTCCACGACTTCGGCGTTCGCCTTGAAGCCGACCCACGTGCCGGTATAGCGGCTCATCGCAATGCCGAGGAGGCCGTATTCCACAAACTCGGAAATCGAGGCGGGATACAGTTCCGGCATGAAGGCGGCCATGAAGTTATGGTCCACCTGGTGCGGGATCGTGGAGGATTTGGCGCCGTGGTCGTCGCCGCCGATGCACAGCACGCCGCCATGCGGGGTGGTACCGGCAGCGTTGCCGTGCTTCACCACGTCCATCGAGCGGTCGAGGCCGGGGCCTTTGCCGTACCAGATGCCGAACACGCCGTCGTACATCTTGTGCTCTTCGTGGAGATCAATGAGCTGGGTACCCCAGACGGCGGTTGCGCCGAGGTCCTCGTTGATGCCGGGAACAAATTCGATGTTTTCAGGCTTCAGGTATTTTTCGGCCCGCATCAGTTCCTGGTCGTAGCCACCAAGCGGCGAGCCCCGATAGCCGGAAATGAACCCGGCTGTGTTGAGACCCGCTTCAGTGTCGCGCCAGCGTTGAACCAGCGGCAGACGCACCAGCGCCTGGACACCATTCATATAGACGCGGCCGTCGCGACGGACGTATTTATCGGCAAGGGTTACCTTGTCAGTCATCATATTCTCCCGCCCCACTCCCGGCAAAAGGGAGGTATCAAGTTGCCAGAGTATGCCACTCAGTTGAGGAAATGAGCTTTCGAAGATTCGCGATTTTCGCAATGTTCGGGAAGCGAAACGCAGCCGGATTGAAATAAGCTTGTCCGGGGGCCGTATATTGTAACTTACTGCAGCGCAATAAAAAAGAGGCGGAGAATCCCGCCTCTTTCCTCATCATTTGTTGAATTTGGCTTACTTGGCCTGCGCCTTCAGAAGGTCGCGGATCTCGGTCAGCAGCACTTCCTCGGCGGGCGGGGCCGGCGGCTCGGCAGGTGCAGCCGGGGCCTCAGCTTCCTTGCGCTTGGCGGTATTCACGGCTTTCACCAGCATGAAGACAGCAAAGGCAACGATGACGAACTCGATCGCCACATTGATGAACTGACCATAGGCAATCACCGGCACACCGGCGGCCTTCACTTCGGCGAGCGGAGCGCCCGCAGCCGTTTCGCCGAGGGCGATATAGAGATTGGAGAAATCGAGCTTCCCGAGCATGGGGCTGATTGCGGGCATGATGATGTCGTTGACAAGCGACGACACGATCTTGCCGAAGGCGGCACCAATGATGATACCGACAGCGAGGTCGATGACATTGCCCTTCACGGCAAAGTCGCGGAATTCCTTGAGCATGAAATCAGTCTCCCCTTAAAGAATGGACGGCGCCGAAGCGCCGCCCAGAGTAACACTGAATTTTGTGATCCGGAAAAGCGTTTCACGCTGTCTCGGTGAAAAGCTCGCGGCCGATCAGCATGCGGCGAATTTCGGATGTGCCGGCGCCGATCTCGTAAAGCTTGGCGTCGCGCCACAGGCGGCCGGTCGGATATTCGTTGATATAGCCGTTGCCGCCCAGCGCCTGGATCGCTTCGCCTGCCATCCATGTAGCCTTTTCTGCGGCATAAAGGATGCAGCCGGCGGCATCTTTACGGGTGGTTTCGCGGCGGTCGCAGGCGGCAGCGACGGCGTAAACATAGGCCCTCGCCGCACCCCAGGTGGCATACATGTCGGCAAGCTTGCCCTGCATCAGCTGGAAGGTGCCAATGGGTTGGCCGAACTGCTCGCGCTCATGCACATAGGGGATCACAGTATCGAGGCAGGACCGCATGATGCCCAAGGGGCCGCCCGACAGAACGACGCGCTCGTAATCCAGCCCGGACATCAGCACGCGGGCCCCGCGGCCTTCTTCGCCCATCACATTTTCAAACGGCACGAGGCAGTCCTCGAACACCAGCTCGCAAGTGTTGGAGCCGCGCATGCCAAGCTTGTCGAGCTTCTGCGCGGTCGAGAAGCCCTTCATGCCTTTTTCAACAAGGAAAGCGGTCACGCCGCGTGCCCCAGCGTCCATGTCGGTTTTTGCATAAACCACCAGCACGTCGGCATCCGGGCCGTTGGTGATCCACATTTTGTTGCCATTCAAGAGATAGCCATCGTTCCGCTTGTCGGCGCGCAGACGCATCGAGATGACGTCCGACCCGGCGCCGGGCTCGGACATGGCCAGTGCGCCCACATGCTCGCCCGAAATCAGTTTCGGCAGATATTTGGCGCGCTGCTCGTCATTGGCGTTACGCACAATCTGGTTCACGCAGAGGTTCGAATGGGCGCCGTAGGAAAGCCCGACAGCGCCGGACGCGCGGCTGATTTCTTCCATGGCGATGACATGGGCGAGATAGCCCATGTTGGCGCCGCCAAACTCCTCAGGCGCGGTGAGGCCGAGAACGCCAAGTTCGCCGAGCTTGGCCCAGAGGTCCGCCGGGAAGGCGTTGTTATGATCGATCTCGGCGGCACGCGGGGCGATCTCGTCGGCCGCGAAGCGCGCAACAGTGTCGCGCAGCATATCGATTTCTTCCGAATGGCCGAACTTCAGGTGGGGGAACTCGAACATGGCTGGACTTCCTTGTTTCTAAGGCTTGTTTTCAGGCTTCTTCGATGGTGAGGAGGAGGGCGCCGTCGGCCACCTGCTCGCCTGCGCGGGCAGCAAGGCCCTTCACGGTGCCGGCACGCGGGGCGGTCAACGTCTGTTCCATCTTCATGGCTTCGAGGATGAGGAGCGGCTGGCCTTTTTCGACCACATCGCCTTCCTTCACCTTCACTTCGAGCACCTTGCCGGGCATCGGCGTGACGATGGTGCCGGGGCCGTCCGCATCGTCGTCATGGGCGCCGGCACGGGCATGGCGCTTCAGATGCCTGGTGGCGCGGGCGGTGACGAGATGAACGTCGTCGTCACCGGTAAGCGCGTGGAAATGCTCGGTCAGGCCATCGATGGTGGCGCTAATGGCGGCTCCGTCTGCAGAAAGGGTGGATACGACGACTGACGTTTCGCCGGTTTGAGCGCGGTATGGCAGGCCACGACCGGTGACGGTCACTTTCACGGGCTCGCCTTCTTCTGCGTCAAACAGGAAGCTTTCAGCGGAGGGCAGGTTGACCTTGAAATTGTCGCGCACATCCCACGGATCGGTCGCCGCCACATGCGGGCGGTGAGCGATGATGGCGAGCACAGCCTTAATGTGATCGAGTGCCGTCACGGTCTTCGCCGGGACGAGTGCGGCTTCATGCTCGGCGATGAAACCGGTGTGCACGTCGCCCGAACGGAACACAGGGTGATCAAGCGCGCGGATCAGGAAGTCGCGGTTGGTGACGAGGGGCGCCACCGGTGTTTCTTCCATCAGGGTGATCAGCCGGTCGATCGCGGTGGCGCGGTCGGGGCCGTAGGCGATCATCTTGGCGACCATCGGGTCATAATGGATGGTCACGGCATCGCCAGCGCGGACACCGGCGTCGATCCGGCAGCCTTCGCCGAGCTTGCGCATGGGATCGAATAGGTCAATCGGGCCGGTCGCGGGCAGGAAACCCTTGTCGGGGTCTTCGGCATAAAGGCGCACCTCAACGGCATGGCCCTTGACCCGCGCGTCGATTTCATCCTGCGTGCGGGGCAGGGTTTCGCCCTCGGCGACCTTCAGCTGCCACGCGACAAGATCCTCGCCAGTGATTGCTTCCGTCACCGGATGCTCCACCTGCAGGCGGGTGTTCATTTCCATGAAATAGAAGGGCGCGCCGTCGATCCCGTTCGCGACATCGACGATGAATTCGACCGTACCCGCACCGCGGTAGCCGATGGCCTTGGCGGCGCGCACGGCGGCATCACCCATTTTGCTGCGCATGTCAGCACTGATGCCGGGGGCCGGGGCCTCTTCCACCACTTTCTGGTGGCGGCGCTGCAGCGAGCAATCCCGCTCGAACAGATGCACCGCATTGCCATGGGTATCGGCAAAGACCTGCACTTCAATATGGCGTGGTCGTTCGATCAGCTTTTCGATCAGCAGCGTGCCGTCGCCGAAGGAATTTTCGCCCTCGCGCTTTGCTGCAGCAACCGCTGCAGCAATTTCAGCTTCTCCGTAAACCTTGCGCATGCCCTTGCCGCCGCCACCGGCGACAGCTTTCAGCAGCACAGGATAACCTACGCGGGCGGCTTCACGGGTGAGGGTTTCGAGGCTTTGGTCGGCGCCGTGGTAGCCCGGCACGACCGGGACCTTGGCATCTTCCATCAGGGCCTTCGCCGCGCCTTTCAGGGCCATGGCGCGCATGGCGTCAGCGGTTGGCCCCACGAAGATGATGCCCGCGGCTTCGCAGGCCTCGGCAAAGCCGGGGTTTTCGGAAAGGAAGCCATAGCCCGGGTGAATGGCATCGGCACCCGTGCGTTTGGCAGCGTCCAGAAGCTTGGCGCCGACAAGATAGCTTTCCCCCGCACTGGCGGGGCCGATATGGACGGCTTCGTCAGCCGCTTCCACATGCCATGCCTTGGCGTCGGCGTCGGAATAAACGGCGACGGTGCGGATGCCGAGGGCCTTGGCGGTGCGCATCACACGAACGGCAATCTCGCCCCGGTTGGCGATCAGGAGCTTTCTGATCTTGCGCATCAGGCGTCTCCCTTCCAGCTGGGGCTGCGTTTTTCAAGGAATGCGGCAAGGCCTTCCTTGCCTTCGTCGCTGGCGCGGCGATAGGCGATCCGCTCAGCCGTTTCCTCGCGAAGTTCGTCATTGATTTCTTTGGATGCCACAAAGCTGGCGAGCGCCTTGGCGTCCGCCATCGCGCCGGGGGCGGCGTCAAGGCAGTGGCTGACCCATGCTTCAACGGCCTTTTGCGCGGCTTCCATGTCGGCGGCTACCTCATGCACAAGGCCGATCCGGTGGGCGAGGGCAGCGTCGAACCGCTCACCGCTCGTGAACAGGCGCCGGGCCTGCCGCGCACCGATGGCAGCCACCACGAAGGGGGAGATGGTGGCGGGCGTCAGGCCAAGCTTCACTTCCGAAAAGGCAAAACGGGTGCCTTCCACCGCCACCACGAAATCGGCGCAGGAAAGAAGCCCCGTGCCCCCGCCCATCACGGCGCCATGCGCGATGGCAGCCACGGGCTTCGGGCATTCATACAAGGTATCGAGCATTTCGGAGAGGCGCATCGCATCGTCCAGATTCTGCTCGTAATCATAATTGGCTGCCGCCTGCATCCAGTTGAGGTCAGCGCCTGCCGAGAAGCTTTTGCCGCTACCGGCAAGGACAATCGCCCGTACATCTGTCCGCTTGCCAAGGTCGGCAAAGGCATGGGTGAGGGCCGCGATCAGCTCGGCATTGAAGGCGTTATGCACATCGGGCCGGTTGAGCGTGACGGTGGCAACCCCGTTTTCAAGGAGATCGATATCAAGCATTCTGCCGTCTCCTACATGCGGAACACGCCGAAGCGTGTGTCTTCGATGGGGGCGTTGAGGGCTGCAGACAGGCCGAGCGCCAGCACACGGCGCGTGTCGGCGGGGTCGATGACGCCGTCGTCCCAGAGGCGGGCACTGGCATAATAGGGATGGCCCTGCGCTTCATACTGGTCGCGGATCGGGGCCTTGAAGGCTTCTTCCTCGTCCGCGCTCCACTGGCCGCCCTTGGCCTCGATCCCGTCGCGCTTGACGGTGGCCAGCACGCCAGCTGCCTGTTCGCCGCCCATCACCGAGATGCGGGCATTCGGCCACATCCACAGGAAGCGGGGCTGGTAGGCGCGGCCGCACATGCCATAGTTGCCGGCGCCGAAGCTGCCGCCGATGATGACGGTGAATTTCGGCACATTGGCCGAAGCCACGGCGGTCACCATCTTGGCGCCGTCGCTGGCTATGCCGCCGTT
The Gimibacter soli DNA segment above includes these coding regions:
- a CDS encoding indolepyruvate ferredoxin oxidoreductase family protein; the encoded protein is MTDKVTLADKYVRRDGRVYMNGVQALVRLPLVQRWRDTEAGLNTAGFISGYRGSPLGGYDQELMRAEKYLKPENIEFVPGINEDLGATAVWGTQLIDLHEEHKMYDGVFGIWYGKGPGLDRSMDVVKHGNAAGTTPHGGVLCIGGDDHGAKSSTIPHQVDHNFMAAFMPELYPASISEFVEYGLLGIAMSRYTGTWVGFKANAEVVESSGTVDLVGERRSIILPTDFEMPEGGLNIRWPDVWRDQDFRLQRYKGFAAHAFARANGIDRVIWDSPKPKFGIITSGKSYQDVRQALYELGIDEEVAKEIGLKLYKVGMPWPLEPEGVRHFCEGLEEVLVVEEKREMIEHQLRWQLYNWKESVRPLVVGKHDEKDNWLLPPENELDVGIIAHVIAARMSRLYKNKDIEAKLDYFTERRRASEGYTPEIKRTPYFCSGCPHNSSTKVPEGSRATAGIGCHIMAINMERRNETFTHMGGEGVPWVGMAPFTKEKHIFANLGDGTYNHSGSLAIRQAVAAGVNITYKILFNDAVAMTGGQEVEGGLTVPQIAYQLKSEHVGRVVIASEKPGDYALVKLPEGVEVHDRSMLMRLQEELRETPGVTAIIYDQTCAAEKRRRRKRGLMEDPDRRVFINDAVCEGCGDCSVQSNCVSVEPLETEFGRKRVINQSSCNKDFSCVKGFCPSFVSVHGGKPRKSKAGVGELDTLGLPALPEPKLPDFDPEFDDYNILVTGIGGTGVLTVGAILGMAAHLDGKASSVLDMTGLAQKGGSVLSHVRIAADSDKLRSPRIVTGRTHTLLACDSIVAASKDATGVLRADRSAAVINSHLTPIADFVRNKDIDFKQAAVQKQLDEVTREDKRFRVPAQEIAAALMGDSIATNTFVLGYAWQKGLIPLSYEAIEGAIRLNKVGVEGNLRTFFWGRMAAHDIDAVLKVLKGTTLDKAKLPETVDEIIASRVKHLTAYQNAAYADRYTALVEKVRAAEAKAGGKDEKLTRAVALNYAKVLAYKDEYEVARLYSAPEFMEKLNTQFDGKMRLSVHLAPPLLPGQDVATGRPKKREFGPWIFTAFRLLAKLKGLRGTPLDLVGYTAERKMERALIAEYEATLTELLGALTADKLALATEIANVPDMIRGFGPVKEENARAAAQAKTALLAKWRGEPAPQMASAAE
- the mscL gene encoding large conductance mechanosensitive channel protein MscL, translating into MLKEFRDFAVKGNVIDLAVGIIIGAAFGKIVSSLVNDIIMPAISPMLGKLDFSNLYIALGETAAGAPLAEVKAAGVPVIAYGQFINVAIEFVIVAFAVFMLVKAVNTAKRKEAEAPAAPAEPPAPPAEEVLLTEIRDLLKAQAK
- a CDS encoding isovaleryl-CoA dehydrogenase, with translation MFEFPHLKFGHSEEIDMLRDTVARFAADEIAPRAAEIDHNNAFPADLWAKLGELGVLGLTAPEEFGGANMGYLAHVIAMEEISRASGAVGLSYGAHSNLCVNQIVRNANDEQRAKYLPKLISGEHVGALAMSEPGAGSDVISMRLRADKRNDGYLLNGNKMWITNGPDADVLVVYAKTDMDAGARGVTAFLVEKGMKGFSTAQKLDKLGMRGSNTCELVFEDCLVPFENVMGEEGRGARVLMSGLDYERVVLSGGPLGIMRSCLDTVIPYVHEREQFGQPIGTFQLMQGKLADMYATWGAARAYVYAVAAACDRRETTRKDAAGCILYAAEKATWMAGEAIQALGGNGYINEYPTGRLWRDAKLYEIGAGTSEIRRMLIGRELFTETA
- a CDS encoding acetyl/propionyl/methylcrotonyl-CoA carboxylase subunit alpha, producing the protein MRKIRKLLIANRGEIAVRVMRTAKALGIRTVAVYSDADAKAWHVEAADEAVHIGPASAGESYLVGAKLLDAAKRTGADAIHPGYGFLSENPGFAEACEAAGIIFVGPTADAMRAMALKGAAKALMEDAKVPVVPGYHGADQSLETLTREAARVGYPVLLKAVAGGGGKGMRKVYGEAEIAAAVAAAKREGENSFGDGTLLIEKLIERPRHIEVQVFADTHGNAVHLFERDCSLQRRHQKVVEEAPAPGISADMRSKMGDAAVRAAKAIGYRGAGTVEFIVDVANGIDGAPFYFMEMNTRLQVEHPVTEAITGEDLVAWQLKVAEGETLPRTQDEIDARVKGHAVEVRLYAEDPDKGFLPATGPIDLFDPMRKLGEGCRIDAGVRAGDAVTIHYDPMVAKMIAYGPDRATAIDRLITLMEETPVAPLVTNRDFLIRALDHPVFRSGDVHTGFIAEHEAALVPAKTVTALDHIKAVLAIIAHRPHVAATDPWDVRDNFKVNLPSAESFLFDAEEGEPVKVTVTGRGLPYRAQTGETSVVVSTLSADGAAISATIDGLTEHFHALTGDDDVHLVTARATRHLKRHARAGAHDDDADGPGTIVTPMPGKVLEVKVKEGDVVEKGQPLLILEAMKMEQTLTAPRAGTVKGLAARAGEQVADGALLLTIEEA
- a CDS encoding enoyl-CoA hydratase-related protein; the protein is MLDIDLLENGVATVTLNRPDVHNAFNAELIAALTHAFADLGKRTDVRAIVLAGSGKSFSAGADLNWMQAAANYDYEQNLDDAMRLSEMLDTLYECPKPVAAIAHGAVMGGGTGLLSCADFVVAVEGTRFAFSEVKLGLTPATISPFVVAAIGARQARRLFTSGERFDAALAHRIGLVHEVAADMEAAQKAVEAWVSHCLDAAPGAMADAKALASFVASKEINDELREETAERIAYRRASDEGKEGLAAFLEKRSPSWKGDA